The Porphyromonas pogonae genome segment TGATAACCATATCAAGAAGAGTGATAGAAGCATCTTCCATACGGTTCAAGATAGCTTCAACCTTAGAAAGGATATAGTTATAGAATACCTGAAGGATAAGAGCAACGATCAAACCACCTATAGTGGTGATCAAAGCCACTTTCATACCACCGGCAACAACCGTGGGGCTGATATCACCTACTTTTTCGATTTTGTCGAATGCCATAACCATACCTACTACAGTACCCAAGAATCCTAAAGAAGGAGCCATTGCGATGAAAAGAGTGATCCATGAAAGGTTCTTTTCCAAAAGGCCGGCTTGAACGCCTCCGTAAGATACTACAGATTTTTCTACAACGTCGATACCTTGATCGATTCTCATCAAACCTTGGTAAGCGATAGAAGCAACAGGACCGCGAGTGTTACGAGCGATGTCTTTTGCACCTTCTACGTCACCACGATCAAGAGCAGCCTCAAGATCTTTAAGGAGTTTTTCGTTGTTGATATCTGCGAGGTTCAAATAGATGATACGCTCAAGACAGATAGCAAGACCAATGATCAAAGTAATAGCTACAAGACCCATAAAGTCTGCACCACCCTCAATAAATTTAGTCTTCAACGCTTGATGGAATGATTGGTTCTCGGCAGCCTCGGGAACAACAGCTTCAGGAGTTGCAGTTTCAGCAGTTGCTTCTTCAGTAGTTGGAGTTGCTGCAGAGTCTGTAACAGCGGTAGTTGTTGCAGCAGGAACAGAGTCCTGGGCTATTGCCACGTTGTTAAATCCTACGGACAGAAGAGCCATGCACGCAATAGTTGCAAATAACTTTTTCATCGTGATTTGTTTTTGAATTAATAGTTCTTTTGTTATTGTTTTTTTAATCTCTAATTCTCAATGACGTTAGTGTAACAAATATGCGGAGAGAGCGGGATTCGAACCCGCGAAACACTTTTGGCGTTTACACACTTTCCAGGCGTGCCTCTTCAACCACTCGAGCACCTCTCCAATTATATTCAATATCCATTATTATGTAACTCTTAATCAAACCTATAAAAAGAAACACCTACTTCCTTAAAGTTTTTAATTAATAAGATTACACTGATTCAACCGCAAATCTATGTTTTTTTCGTCACTTATCCTCTATAATTACCCTACTTTTTTAATTTTTAGGTGAAATATGTTCACATTTAAGAGAAAAAAGTCGCACGGCGTTAGCGGTAGTTATATTTTTTATATCATTTACTGCCTTTCCATATAAATTGGAGATAAATTCCAAGGTATATATAAGGAAAGCGGGTTCGTTGCGTTTGCCTCTTTTGGGTACAGGCGAAAGATAAGGTGCATCAGTTTCTATCAGAAGCCTATCCAATGAGATGGTGTGAATAATATTCTTCAGATGTGAATTCTTAAATGTAACTACACCATTGATACCAATCATAAAGGTAGGTAATCCAATGATTGTTTTCAACGCATCCTCATCGCCCGTAAAACTATGGAATACACCTCTGAGTTTGTCCGAGCCAACTTCATCAATGCACTCAAACACCTCTTTAAAGGCATCTCTAACATGTAATATTACCGGCAAATCCATATCTTGTGCCCATCGTAGCTGAGTCACAAGAGCATCTTTCTGCTGGCTAATAAAGGTCTTATCCCAATATAAATCAATACCGATCTCACCGATAGCCACAACATGGGTTTGCATCAATGCGTTTTTTATCTCTTGCAGTTTACTCTCATAGTCAGACTTCACCGATGTAGGATGTAGTCCCAAAGCCAAAGATGTATAATGAGGATATTGGCTGTGTAAAGATAATATACGCGGAAGGCTTTCGACATCAATATTAGGTAAGATCAGATGCGACACACCTGCCTGACGAGCACGAATGATTACATCAGCTCTATCATCATCAAATTCCGGCTCGTAAATATGGGTATGAGAGTCTATCATCCTAAGTAAGTTTATACCGACCTTGCAGACAGTTTTTTCACCAAATCATGCAGGGGTATAAGATGCGATGGTTCACATGAGAGATTCTGAAGAATACGATCAGCATCTTGCCCGTAATCATTAATCAGCTTAGACACATCTTTGTCCACACCCAAGGCCTCATATAAAGCTACTACGGATTTGTATTTACGCTCTTTGTCAGCCATACCCAAAGACAAGAGATTATTGAGTTCTTTGCGTTGCATTTCATCAGCCTTATTCATAGTCTTGATGAGAAGCATGGTCTTCTTGTTATTGGAGATGTCTCCGCCAATGGGTTTTCCAAAAACCTTCTCATCGCCATAAACATCCAAAAAATCATCTTGAAGCTGGAAAGCTAATCCGAGACTTATACCAAAATCATAAAGTAAGTCTGCCTCCATAAGCGAAGCCCCACCGTAAATAGCACCTATTTTCAAGGCAGTAGCAAGAAGCACGGCGGTCTTTAGTCTAATCATGCGCAGATACTCCTGCTCCGTGACATCATCTCTGTCTTCAAACTCCATATCATACTGCTGCCCCTCATATATCTCCAAAGACATCTTATTGAACAGATCCAGGGTCTGCGCGATAAGCTCTTTCCGTGAGGTACCGGCAAGCAATACATAGGCTTGTGTAAGCATAGCATCGCCCGAAAGGATGGCTACATTACCGCCCCATTTCTTATATACCGTGGGCTTACCGCGTCGTATAGGAGAGTTGTCCATAAGATCATCATGGAGCAGGGTAAAGTTGTGAAACACCTCAAGCGCCAAAGCCGTGTTCATCACCTGCTTCACAGCTTCTTTACCGCCGAATGCCTGAGCGGCTATACAGCACAGCATAGGCCTTAATCTCTTACCTCCGTTTGCCAGGCTGTATTTTATAGGTTCATAAAGTTTATTAGGTCCCGAGGTATTAAAAGATATGTTTTCCACACCCTCTTCTACAAGAGTCAAAAGTTCCTGATAAGTATACATGGACGGATTTGAATAATTTATGGAGTACTATATTAGAGACAAGAGCTGCATTCCCGATGAAGAAATGCAGCTCTCTCTAATGGGAAGCATTGAGATAATCTATCAATGCCTTATGAGTTTAGTTTGAATACTACAGGCAGAGTGAAACGAGCACGAACGGCTTTACCTTGCTGCATACCCGGTTTCCACTTAGGCATGGCTTTCACCATTCTCATAGCTTCTTTGTCAAGCTGAGGGTCAACACCTCTTGCTACCTCAACATTGGAGATAGAACCATCTCTTTCGACAACAAAACGTACAATTACTTTACCCTGCACATTATTCTCCTGTGCGATTTCAGGGTAATTCAAGTTGTCTTTCATCCACTTGTACATCTTTGCAGTACCACCGACAAATTCAGGGTTCTCCTCTACAATCTCAAAGATCTGCTCCAAGTTTTCTTCTGTTTTCTTAGGAGCCATTACAGGTGCAGGAGGGGGCAACTTATCACGTTCATCAGTTGAAACCAACGCTACTTTCTCTACTTTGACACTGTTGTCCATAACTTTAAATTCATCAGGAAGTGTAACCTCCACTTTTTGTTGAGGCTCTGGTTCGGGCTCAGGCTCTTCTTGTTTTTGATCCTGAATCACCAACGCATCATCAATATCTGAAATATCCAATGCCTTTTTATCGATCTTATCCGCGGCATCGCTGGTGCGTGCTTCTAACGAAACAAAAACAATCGCCAAAGCTACCACCAATCCTAGTAGGAAGGACAAACCTTTTTGATTTTCAAGATTTGCTTGAGGTGATTTTTTAATTTCCATATGCTTGCTGTGTTATTTAATATCATCCTGTGGGGACAAAAATACAAAGTTTTTTGATGTTTTCATGATAATAGACAGAAAAAAAGGGTATTTAATAAAAAAAGAGTTTAAACTATGCGTTAATTATCATTTTATCATCCCCTTCAAGATTATATTTAACCTTATTGTCAAACAATTATAAGATTGACATTCTCACGAGATAAAATAATGAAAAACAATATGGTCTCCCCCTTTTATATATGAGTAATAAG includes the following:
- a CDS encoding MotA/TolQ/ExbB proton channel family protein, with protein sequence MKKLFATIACMALLSVGFNNVAIAQDSVPAATTTAVTDSAATPTTEEATAETATPEAVVPEAAENQSFHQALKTKFIEGGADFMGLVAITLIIGLAICLERIIYLNLADINNEKLLKDLEAALDRGDVEGAKDIARNTRGPVASIAYQGLMRIDQGIDVVEKSVVSYGGVQAGLLEKNLSWITLFIAMAPSLGFLGTVVGMVMAFDKIEKVGDISPTVVAGGMKVALITTIGGLIVALILQVFYNYILSKVEAILNRMEDASITLLDMVIKYNLKYKRI
- a CDS encoding TatD family hydrolase, whose translation is MIDSHTHIYEPEFDDDRADVIIRARQAGVSHLILPNIDVESLPRILSLHSQYPHYTSLALGLHPTSVKSDYESKLQEIKNALMQTHVVAIGEIGIDLYWDKTFISQQKDALVTQLRWAQDMDLPVILHVRDAFKEVFECIDEVGSDKLRGVFHSFTGDEDALKTIIGLPTFMIGINGVVTFKNSHLKNIIHTISLDRLLIETDAPYLSPVPKRGKRNEPAFLIYTLEFISNLYGKAVNDIKNITTANAVRLFSLKCEHISPKN
- a CDS encoding polyprenyl synthetase family protein → MYTYQELLTLVEEGVENISFNTSGPNKLYEPIKYSLANGGKRLRPMLCCIAAQAFGGKEAVKQVMNTALALEVFHNFTLLHDDLMDNSPIRRGKPTVYKKWGGNVAILSGDAMLTQAYVLLAGTSRKELIAQTLDLFNKMSLEIYEGQQYDMEFEDRDDVTEQEYLRMIRLKTAVLLATALKIGAIYGGASLMEADLLYDFGISLGLAFQLQDDFLDVYGDEKVFGKPIGGDISNNKKTMLLIKTMNKADEMQRKELNNLLSLGMADKERKYKSVVALYEALGVDKDVSKLINDYGQDADRILQNLSCEPSHLIPLHDLVKKLSARSV
- a CDS encoding energy transducer TonB codes for the protein MEIKKSPQANLENQKGLSFLLGLVVALAIVFVSLEARTSDAADKIDKKALDISDIDDALVIQDQKQEEPEPEPEPQQKVEVTLPDEFKVMDNSVKVEKVALVSTDERDKLPPPAPVMAPKKTEENLEQIFEIVEENPEFVGGTAKMYKWMKDNLNYPEIAQENNVQGKVIVRFVVERDGSISNVEVARGVDPQLDKEAMRMVKAMPKWKPGMQQGKAVRARFTLPVVFKLNS